A single window of Psychrobacter raelei DNA harbors:
- a CDS encoding IS4 family transposase has protein sequence MLKAVILKKIARHLPKGGKTDSHYRRLQRFFAEARIDYDQLALMIYRLFGLGKVTLTIDRTNWKWGKSNLNIFMLGVVYKGIAIPLYWQMLDKRGNTNHLERCELIERFIKQFGKDNLEMIVADREFVGEKWFNWLTNNHIPFAIRIKKNSKVKNHHGKLVQIKELLRHVSHQETYRHGRILTVDGCLVRVFAKRDKDYGLVIVATNQLETVDAMTSYAKRWEIETLFACLKGRGFNLEDTHLTHLDRVSKLVAVNALAFCWAYHVGIYKDKDKPLKRKLKSNARPQASLFVLGLDVLIEGLRLVFFNNDKTVLRQLVSFLTPKPMKIGWG, from the coding sequence CTGCTCAAAGCAGTAATCTTAAAAAAAATAGCAAGACACCTCCCTAAGGGTGGCAAGACCGACAGCCACTATCGCAGACTACAGCGATTTTTTGCCGAAGCGAGGATAGACTACGATCAATTAGCTTTAATGATATATCGACTATTTGGGCTAGGCAAAGTCACCTTAACCATTGACCGCACCAACTGGAAATGGGGTAAAAGTAACCTCAACATCTTTATGCTAGGGGTGGTATATAAAGGGATAGCCATCCCCTTATACTGGCAAATGCTAGATAAGCGAGGTAATACAAACCATCTTGAACGCTGTGAACTTATTGAGCGGTTTATCAAACAATTTGGCAAAGATAACCTTGAGATGATAGTAGCGGACAGAGAGTTTGTTGGCGAAAAATGGTTTAACTGGCTCACCAATAATCACATACCCTTTGCCATACGGATTAAGAAGAACAGTAAAGTTAAGAATCATCATGGCAAGTTGGTACAGATTAAAGAGTTATTGCGCCATGTTAGCCATCAAGAAACATATCGACATGGGCGAATACTGACTGTCGATGGTTGTTTGGTTCGAGTATTTGCCAAGCGTGATAAAGACTATGGTTTAGTGATTGTCGCAACCAATCAACTAGAAACAGTGGATGCGATGACAAGCTATGCTAAGCGTTGGGAGATTGAGACTTTATTTGCTTGTTTAAAGGGGCGTGGCTTTAATCTTGAAGATACCCACTTAACCCATCTTGATCGGGTCAGTAAATTAGTCGCAGTGAACGCCTTAGCATTTTGTTGGGCTTATCATGTCGGTATTTATAAAGACAAAGATAAGCCGTTAAAACGCAAGTTGAAGTCAAACGCTCGACCTCAAGCCAGTTTGTTTGTGCTTGGCCTGGATGTGTTGATTGAGGGCCTGCGCTTGGTGTTTTTTAACAATGATAAGACTGTACTTCGACAGTTAGTTAGCTTTTTAACCCCTAAACCTATGAAAATTGGGTGGGGATAA